One region of Limnospira fusiformis SAG 85.79 genomic DNA includes:
- a CDS encoding DUF6745 domain-containing protein, with protein sequence MRCLIKSAKEKANQPHDFTRLTDNRSRLHAIAKPAMVFEDGYQVYAHHGWIFREDYLWGVELIRHSVDESDRLHAEGEAAIEFSDGFCCHVQGVRLPEKYGKLHPNPWQSQWLLTEPNAERIRVLIEGIGYGRICQELDSVELDNWREYNLLKIDNYQENEPILLLKMTCGSTKSIHVLRVPPDMTSARAAIKWVNWGIDPEEFAVST encoded by the coding sequence ATGAGATGTCTGATTAAATCAGCCAAGGAAAAAGCTAATCAGCCTCATGATTTCACGAGGTTAACAGATAACAGGTCTCGCTTGCACGCGATCGCCAAACCCGCTATGGTATTTGAGGACGGTTATCAGGTCTACGCCCATCATGGCTGGATTTTCCGAGAAGATTATCTATGGGGGGTTGAGTTAATCCGTCATAGTGTGGATGAAAGCGATCGCCTCCACGCCGAAGGGGAAGCCGCCATCGAATTTTCCGATGGATTTTGCTGTCACGTCCAGGGGGTAAGGTTACCGGAAAAATACGGCAAACTGCACCCAAATCCATGGCAATCACAATGGTTATTAACGGAACCAAATGCGGAACGAATAAGGGTGTTAATTGAGGGGATAGGTTATGGCAGAATTTGCCAAGAACTCGATTCGGTAGAATTAGATAATTGGCGGGAATATAATTTATTAAAAATTGATAACTATCAGGAAAACGAGCCAATTTTATTATTAAAAATGACCTGTGGGAGTACCAAATCAATTCATGTCCTGCGGGTTCCCCCAGATATGACCTCAGCTAGGGCGGCGATTAAGTGGGTGAACTGGGGGATTGACCCGGAAGAATTTGCAGTGTCAACTTAA
- a CDS encoding site-2 protease family protein, translated as MFIASDNTTIFILLISLGILTWGYYRARPYGKAGILSWLQSVSLMGPWLLFFGLTAFGIYINFVSILLLFVAATGIYIYLGRKLRSLAEELDDNNPQIPQEGETPTPEAVNLSDTSRETPGTPQTETTAINPEDLKVIQGIFGIDTFFATETFPYQEGVIFKGNLRSDPEEVHGRLSRSLQEKMGDRFRLFLIENPDGKPVVIVLPSSKDPQPATDGQKILALVLLVITVATIFQAGGLLLGFDFFGEHNRYGEVLPIAIGIGSVLAAHEIAHQVIANRHQVKFSLPFFIPTVQIGTFGAFNRFESLLPNRKVLFDVALAGPAAGGLLSLLMLLAGLILSHQGSLFQVPTSFFQGSVLVGLLSKLILGNALKQSIVDVHPLTIIGWLGLVITAINLMPAGQLDGGRIIQSIFGRKVAGRSTFATFIVLAIASLVNPLALYWAAVILILQRNLERPSLNELTEPDDTRAALGLLAIFMMIITLFPLTPTLASRLGIGG; from the coding sequence ATGTTTATTGCATCGGACAACACTACAATTTTTATCTTACTAATTTCCCTAGGGATTCTGACTTGGGGGTACTACCGCGCTAGACCTTATGGAAAAGCTGGCATTCTCTCATGGCTACAGTCAGTATCTCTGATGGGACCCTGGCTATTATTTTTTGGGCTAACTGCCTTTGGCATCTATATTAACTTTGTCAGCATTCTGCTGTTATTCGTCGCCGCCACGGGTATTTACATTTACTTGGGGCGAAAACTGCGATCGCTGGCTGAAGAATTAGATGACAACAACCCACAGATTCCTCAAGAGGGGGAAACTCCTACCCCAGAAGCTGTTAACCTCAGCGACACCAGCCGGGAAACACCAGGGACTCCCCAAACTGAAACTACAGCTATCAACCCAGAAGACCTAAAAGTTATCCAAGGTATTTTTGGCATTGATACCTTTTTCGCCACGGAAACTTTCCCCTATCAAGAGGGAGTGATTTTTAAGGGGAACCTTCGCAGTGACCCGGAAGAGGTCCATGGTCGTCTCAGCCGCAGCCTTCAAGAAAAAATGGGCGATCGCTTCCGTTTATTTTTAATCGAAAATCCTGACGGTAAACCCGTTGTCATTGTCCTTCCCAGTAGCAAAGACCCCCAACCCGCTACAGATGGACAAAAAATCCTCGCCCTGGTTTTACTGGTGATTACAGTCGCCACTATTTTTCAAGCCGGGGGTCTACTTTTGGGCTTCGACTTCTTTGGTGAACATAATCGTTATGGGGAAGTCTTACCTATTGCGATCGGTATAGGATCGGTTCTCGCCGCCCATGAAATCGCCCATCAAGTTATCGCCAACCGCCACCAGGTTAAATTTAGTCTCCCCTTTTTCATTCCTACTGTACAAATCGGCACCTTTGGCGCTTTTAACCGATTTGAGTCTCTACTTCCCAACCGGAAGGTTTTATTTGATGTCGCCCTAGCTGGACCCGCCGCCGGGGGTTTGTTATCACTACTTATGCTATTGGCTGGATTGATACTTTCCCACCAAGGTAGTTTGTTTCAAGTTCCCACTAGCTTTTTCCAGGGTTCTGTTTTGGTCGGGCTACTTTCCAAATTGATTCTCGGAAACGCCCTCAAACAAAGTATTGTCGATGTTCATCCCTTGACTATTATTGGTTGGCTAGGCTTGGTGATTACTGCTATTAATTTAATGCCAGCCGGACAGTTAGATGGTGGTCGCATTATCCAGTCTATCTTTGGGCGCAAAGTCGCTGGAAGGTCTACTTTTGCTACTTTTATTGTTTTGGCGATCGCTTCTTTGGTCAATCCCCTGGCTTTGTATTGGGCGGCGGTTATCCTGATTTTACAGCGTAACCTCGAACGTCCTAGCCTTAATGAACTCACTGAACCCGACGACACCCGCGCCGCTTTGGGACTCCTGGCTATCTTTATGATGATTATTACCCTCTTTCCCCTTACCCCTACCTTAGCCAGTCGCTTGGGAATTGGCGGTTGA
- a CDS encoding phosphotransferase — protein sequence MIAVSRTKSKGSRLSLTTTEETFPVSYSTLACDALLSKVLPKYRLEAVQSCEFWHRGLSDIYVIETSIRSYILRVSHHHWRSRSETQFELDLLDFLRKRDIPVSHPLRTWENQLLVEINAPEGKRYAALFTYASGQIPLGDLNSSQSRQLGQTVARLHQVSRHFHTDHYRSPLTLEYLLDRSVEAIAPFLQLRSSDLSDLHNTAETIRAQLADFPKNADLWGICWGDPHSGNAHFTNSGDITLFDFDQCGYGWRIFDIAKFLQVSLQAGLGRSSRDAFIQGYQDIYPLTDWEKYTLPAFTQVAQIWSWAISLQSAKMYDYSRLNHGYFSRYLQQLKRLESKDWQPGF from the coding sequence ATGATTGCTGTTAGTCGCACCAAAAGCAAAGGATCTAGACTAAGCCTAACGACTACAGAAGAGACATTTCCCGTCAGTTACTCAACCCTAGCCTGTGATGCTTTACTTTCCAAGGTACTGCCTAAGTATAGACTCGAAGCAGTCCAGAGTTGTGAATTTTGGCATCGAGGCTTGAGTGATATATATGTAATCGAAACATCGATCAGATCCTACATTCTCAGAGTGTCCCATCATCATTGGCGGTCCAGGTCAGAAACCCAATTCGAGTTAGACCTGTTGGACTTTCTGCGGAAACGAGATATTCCCGTTTCGCACCCGTTAAGGACTTGGGAGAATCAACTGTTAGTAGAAATTAATGCACCGGAGGGGAAACGATATGCAGCCCTGTTCACCTACGCATCAGGACAAATCCCCCTAGGAGACTTAAACTCTAGCCAAAGTCGCCAACTAGGTCAAACTGTCGCCCGTCTTCATCAGGTTTCTCGTCACTTCCATACAGACCATTACCGATCGCCACTAACCCTAGAATACCTCTTAGATCGTTCCGTAGAAGCGATCGCCCCCTTCCTACAATTGCGATCGTCTGACCTATCAGACTTACATAATACAGCAGAGACAATCCGGGCTCAACTAGCTGATTTCCCCAAAAACGCTGACCTATGGGGAATTTGTTGGGGAGACCCCCACAGTGGAAACGCCCATTTTACCAATTCAGGAGATATCACCCTATTCGACTTTGATCAATGTGGCTATGGTTGGCGCATTTTTGACATCGCCAAATTTTTACAAGTTTCCCTACAAGCCGGGTTAGGACGTAGTAGCCGAGACGCTTTTATACAAGGATATCAAGATATTTACCCCCTCACTGATTGGGAAAAATATACCTTACCCGCCTTCACCCAAGTTGCCCAAATTTGGTCCTGGGCGATTAGCTTACAAAGCGCCAAAATGTACGACTACAGCCGCTTAAATCATGGTTATTTTTCTCGTTACCTACAACAGCTCAAACGCTTAGAATCCAAAGATTGGCAGCCTGGTTTTTAA
- a CDS encoding VMAP-C domain-containing protein produces MAVKKTLYRLGVFGACYVATCTFPPALGVVGLLSNPEAQEFLGETCKAIGSVIAGNVANELGDATTGHPGVSLKNQDLIQAVGKAIAAIITDKAVPKFKHDRKTRHHLLKIAEITPDKWVDLWSRWLNEETGESERYPELGEGKLPDILIPKGDEILELEDWQDIFRRLNMEACPGGGFQFPDGVSATVSELLYDEFPQAFRQTLKEDFAEDGKAFAGLMLDLLTRLQTDLAGLNEQQNTQFGSVLSQLLQLKNDGEASQAYQILEFAKIQQHFDDLQGKLKEVSEEQQRQTLREISASLESSYGSIREILQSIPWQLEELQAGVDQANQGIEEIKTLLKSSTILPIPGMFEDRKPMNFEGISQQILQILQGIGYDKDVIEFAHTELPDDAILEDKFSPSELSSLTQILRYQCLDKFLNLLENQTSQKEADNLPHPLESYVLVTVESQKKSEQFIVKAWLVKDNSLIQNDPNTAFKPLLDEPGEYGLSCTQAEIQSVLNQCLRKALKLLRGKRYHLTIEVFLPQEFLSTEVDQWQLEFDPIDSEFCWGMRYGLRVRSLERLNLDYLDNYLNQWYENWGKVSQILDQYPPLESFESLEDLHSFNSRQLPHQLTQKIGLKLTCPTASEQFQVLVKAMLQAATPIALWPRCPDANSNYAESINQLLTCRPLRQLTESVQELRSQSRGNGPDHLGCHLGFLWEDPYRLTPEMMIELMQPGE; encoded by the coding sequence ATGGCGGTCAAAAAGACCCTCTATCGGCTGGGAGTATTTGGAGCCTGCTATGTTGCAACCTGCACATTCCCCCCAGCCTTGGGTGTCGTGGGGTTACTCTCGAACCCAGAGGCTCAAGAGTTTTTGGGAGAAACTTGCAAGGCTATTGGCTCAGTTATAGCCGGAAATGTGGCGAATGAGTTAGGGGATGCCACCACCGGACATCCTGGGGTTTCTTTAAAAAACCAGGATTTAATTCAAGCCGTTGGCAAAGCGATCGCCGCCATTATTACCGATAAAGCCGTCCCTAAGTTTAAGCATGATAGAAAGACTCGTCACCATCTTCTGAAGATTGCCGAAATCACCCCCGACAAATGGGTAGATTTATGGAGTCGTTGGCTAAATGAAGAGACAGGAGAATCGGAAAGATACCCAGAACTTGGTGAGGGTAAACTCCCAGATATCCTGATTCCAAAGGGTGATGAAATCCTGGAACTGGAAGATTGGCAAGATATTTTTAGACGGCTGAATATGGAAGCCTGTCCGGGTGGAGGATTTCAGTTTCCTGATGGAGTTTCTGCCACAGTCTCCGAATTGCTTTATGATGAGTTCCCCCAAGCCTTCCGTCAAACCCTCAAGGAAGATTTTGCCGAAGATGGTAAGGCTTTCGCGGGGTTAATGTTGGATTTACTGACCAGGTTGCAGACTGACTTGGCTGGGCTAAATGAACAGCAAAATACTCAGTTTGGAAGTGTTTTAAGCCAATTACTGCAACTCAAAAATGACGGCGAAGCCAGTCAAGCCTATCAGATTCTAGAGTTTGCCAAAATCCAACAACATTTTGATGACTTACAGGGTAAACTTAAGGAGGTTAGCGAAGAACAACAACGGCAAACCCTGCGAGAGATTTCCGCAAGCCTTGAGTCGAGTTATGGCAGTATTCGAGAGATTTTACAGAGCATTCCCTGGCAACTTGAAGAACTTCAAGCCGGGGTTGACCAAGCCAATCAAGGGATTGAGGAAATCAAAACTCTATTAAAATCATCGACTATCCTCCCCATTCCTGGGATGTTTGAAGATAGAAAACCTATGAATTTTGAAGGGATATCGCAACAAATTCTTCAAATATTGCAGGGTATTGGTTATGATAAAGATGTCATAGAGTTTGCCCATACTGAATTACCAGATGATGCTATTTTAGAGGATAAATTTTCACCTTCTGAACTCAGCAGCTTGACCCAGATTTTGCGGTATCAATGCTTAGATAAATTCTTAAACTTATTGGAAAATCAGACATCCCAGAAAGAAGCCGATAATTTACCCCATCCCTTAGAGTCTTATGTGCTGGTTACTGTGGAGTCCCAGAAAAAGTCTGAGCAATTCATCGTCAAGGCTTGGCTAGTGAAGGATAATTCCTTAATCCAAAATGACCCCAATACCGCGTTTAAGCCGCTGTTAGATGAACCTGGGGAATATGGGTTAAGTTGTACTCAGGCGGAGATTCAGAGTGTGTTAAATCAATGTCTCAGAAAAGCCTTAAAGTTGCTGAGAGGAAAGCGGTATCATTTAACTATTGAAGTGTTTTTGCCCCAAGAGTTTCTCAGTACCGAAGTTGACCAATGGCAATTAGAATTTGACCCCATTGATAGTGAATTTTGTTGGGGAATGAGGTACGGACTGCGAGTGCGATCGCTTGAACGATTAAATCTCGATTATCTTGACAATTACCTCAATCAGTGGTATGAAAACTGGGGGAAAGTCAGCCAGATTTTAGACCAATATCCCCCGTTAGAAAGTTTTGAGAGCCTAGAAGACCTCCACAGCTTCAACTCTCGGCAACTGCCCCACCAATTAACCCAGAAAATAGGCTTAAAGCTGACTTGTCCCACCGCCTCTGAGCAGTTCCAGGTTTTAGTCAAAGCCATGTTACAAGCAGCAACACCGATCGCCCTTTGGCCCCGATGCCCTGATGCCAATTCCAACTATGCTGAGAGTATCAATCAACTCCTCACCTGTCGCCCTTTGCGTCAGTTAACGGAGTCAGTCCAAGAACTGCGATCGCAATCCCGAGGAAATGGACCCGATCATCTCGGATGTCATTTAGGCTTTCTCTGGGAAGACCCTTATCGTCTCACCCCTGAGATGATGATTGAACTCATGCAACCCGGAGAATAA
- a CDS encoding dual OB domain-containing protein: MMSKLICLANSRKNNDRCIAGIEISTGKWVRPVTRLDDGRIPVNMSQINGRLIQPLDIVDIPLSDTGNGYEYENRLILRGSWKHIGRVSPMDVVCYCDDEIIHSHCHDWLNAIPYSYISSLPRHQRRTLQIVKVDGFKTWCNNYGKWKGEIPLEGGNSLVLNVTDPELCTKLDNDYILSPECLVVLSLSQPWKKRNSDDQLLCYRLVVAVLEL; encoded by the coding sequence ATGATGTCAAAATTAATTTGTCTTGCTAATTCTCGGAAGAACAATGACCGTTGTATTGCTGGGATAGAAATATCTACAGGTAAATGGGTTCGTCCTGTGACTAGATTGGATGATGGTCGCATTCCGGTAAATATGTCTCAGATTAATGGAAGGCTTATCCAACCTCTGGATATCGTTGATATACCTCTAAGTGATACAGGAAATGGATATGAATACGAGAATAGACTGATTTTAAGGGGTTCCTGGAAGCACATTGGCAGAGTTAGCCCTATGGACGTAGTTTGTTATTGTGATGATGAAATTATTCATAGTCATTGTCATGATTGGCTGAATGCTATCCCCTATTCATACATATCTTCATTGCCTCGCCATCAAAGACGTACATTACAAATAGTCAAGGTTGACGGGTTTAAAACTTGGTGCAATAATTACGGGAAGTGGAAAGGGGAAATTCCTTTAGAGGGCGGTAACAGCTTGGTCTTAAACGTGACTGATCCAGAGCTTTGTACTAAACTAGACAATGACTATATTTTAAGTCCTGAATGTCTGGTGGTTCTTAGCCTTTCTCAACCTTGGAAAAAGCGGAATTCTGATGATCAGCTTCTATGTTACAGGCTAGTGGTTGCTGTTCTGGAACTGTAA
- a CDS encoding DUF488 domain-containing protein translates to MKNKVDLFTIGFTKKSAQNFFETLKKAGVKTVIDTRLNNVSQLAGFAKRADLEYFLKTINDIDYVHILDLAPTKDILDEYKKKKGDWSIYEQKFLTLMEERQIEKKLSPDLAHGACLLCSEAKPHNCHRRLVAEYLNQKWGNINIHHL, encoded by the coding sequence ATGAAAAATAAGGTTGATTTATTCACCATAGGTTTCACTAAAAAGAGCGCACAAAATTTCTTTGAAACTCTTAAAAAAGCAGGTGTTAAGACAGTTATAGACACTCGCCTAAATAACGTATCTCAATTGGCGGGATTCGCTAAAAGAGCCGACTTAGAGTATTTCTTGAAAACTATCAACGATATTGATTATGTGCATATTTTAGACTTGGCTCCCACCAAAGATATTCTTGATGAGTACAAAAAGAAAAAAGGAGATTGGTCGATATACGAGCAGAAATTTTTAACGCTGATGGAGGAGCGTCAAATCGAAAAAAAACTGTCCCCAGATTTAGCTCATGGAGCCTGTTTGCTTTGCAGTGAGGCTAAACCTCATAACTGTCATCGTCGCTTAGTTGCTGAATACTTAAACCAAAAATGGGGAAATATAAACATTCATCACCTATAA
- a CDS encoding DUF488 domain-containing protein, with protein MELFSIGHSNHEIDAFISLLQKHQVTAVADVRSHPYSRFLSHFNRSSLQEFLAKEGIQYVFLGRELGARPSNPDCYINGKAVYERIALTDAFHQGIKRLQKGLKKHKISLMCAEKDPLTCHRAILVCQHLRDLDIPINHILKNGDLESHEHLEDRMLVKHGFRDFGDSQEVQLSLFSPQILPTREECLSQAYRLQGDEIAYVEPDNSHEK; from the coding sequence ATGGAGTTATTCAGTATCGGTCACTCTAATCATGAGATAGATGCTTTTATCTCCCTGCTCCAAAAGCATCAAGTAACCGCTGTTGCTGATGTACGTTCACATCCCTACAGCCGATTCTTGTCACATTTCAATCGCTCATCCCTACAAGAGTTTCTCGCTAAAGAGGGAATTCAATATGTTTTTCTGGGACGGGAACTGGGTGCAAGACCTAGTAACCCCGACTGCTATATCAATGGTAAAGCCGTATATGAAAGAATTGCCCTCACAGATGCGTTTCACCAAGGAATTAAGCGACTTCAGAAAGGTTTGAAAAAACATAAGATTTCGCTGATGTGTGCTGAAAAAGATCCATTAACCTGTCACAGAGCCATCTTGGTCTGTCAGCACTTACGGGATTTGGATATCCCTATAAATCACATCCTCAAGAATGGTGATTTAGAATCTCATGAGCATTTGGAAGATAGAATGCTTGTCAAGCATGGTTTTAGGGATTTTGGCGATTCACAAGAAGTTCAGCTTTCCCTATTTTCCCCCCAAATTTTACCGACAAGAGAAGAATGCTTGAGCCAAGCTTATCGACTTCAGGGGGATGAGATTGCTTATGTCGAACCGGATAATAGCCATGAAAAATAA
- a CDS encoding peroxiredoxin family protein: MMLTSNDFSGLLNQRFFRNFLPIPATGTLHLGKKTPDFELPDITNNGKVRLSEYRGNTPVILAFTRIFTEKQYCPLCYPHIKALNENYAAFVERGAEILMITSTDTAQSQTVVKDLGLKMPLLSDSSCGIFRLYHVGQALGAPLPAQFVLDREGILQYRHLFSFLEPNATVPKLLSVLDELAN; encoded by the coding sequence ATGATGCTAACTTCCAATGACTTTAGTGGGTTACTGAATCAAAGATTTTTCCGAAACTTTTTACCCATTCCGGCGACTGGGACTTTACACTTAGGGAAAAAGACCCCAGACTTTGAATTACCAGACATCACGAATAATGGGAAAGTGCGTCTGTCTGAATACCGAGGTAATACGCCTGTTATTCTGGCGTTTACGCGAATTTTTACGGAAAAGCAGTATTGTCCCCTATGCTACCCCCACATAAAAGCTCTCAATGAAAATTATGCAGCTTTTGTGGAGCGTGGCGCTGAAATATTGATGATTACCAGTACAGACACAGCACAAAGCCAGACCGTGGTTAAAGATTTAGGTCTAAAAATGCCGTTGTTAAGTGATTCTAGCTGTGGTATTTTCCGACTTTATCATGTAGGTCAAGCCTTGGGCGCACCTCTTCCGGCTCAATTTGTTTTAGACCGTGAGGGAATCTTACAATATCGCCATTTATTTTCGTTTCTTGAACCCAATGCGACAGTCCCTAAACTGCTGAGTGTTCTGGATGAACTAGCTAATTAA
- a CDS encoding CHAT domain-containing protein has protein sequence MITQLNLSNCRLVTLSASETGQVAVDQTDEYISLASGFLLAGSANVVCSLWSVHDLSTAILMIRFYEILHQQPNSSVAPALQQTQKWLREATVQNLLDWIDSCPAIAPKWQEQMKFTLQWGKKSESQPFSSPYYWAAFVAIGG, from the coding sequence ATCATCACCCAACTGAACCTGAGCAACTGCCGCCTTGTAACCCTTTCCGCCTCTGAAACTGGACAAGTCGCCGTTGACCAAACCGATGAATATATCAGTTTAGCCAGTGGATTTCTTTTGGCGGGTTCTGCTAATGTGGTCTGCTCCCTGTGGAGTGTACATGATTTATCCACTGCCATCTTAATGATTCGCTTTTATGAAATTCTCCACCAGCAGCCTAATTCATCAGTGGCTCCGGCGTTGCAGCAGACTCAGAAATGGCTGCGAGAAGCCACAGTGCAAAATTTGTTAGACTGGATTGATAGTTGTCCGGCGATTGCACCGAAATGGCAGGAGCAGATGAAATTTACCTTGCAATGGGGCAAAAAATCCGAGAGTCAACCTTTTTCATCTCCTTACTACTGGGCTGCGTTTGTGGCGATCGGGGGTTGA
- a CDS encoding AAA family ATPase — protein MNTWKIFQGNHDPHDGIEKLPPPPSWRQFTGVEESLVAEIASRWNDFLQTLDSETRDQKRGKSFRIHSPETQEQNRVVNMVNAALYLRRPLLVTGKPGTGKTSLAYAVAYELKLGPVLPWYITARSTLQDGLYRYDAIARLQDVQMGDQSKDIGRYITLGPLGTALLPAHRPRVLLIDEIDKSDINLPNDLLNLFEEGEFPIPELARISPEQNQVEVTTADGISVPVQNGKIRCCNFPLIILTNNGERDFPPAFLRRCLRLSMPYQPNSTALKEIVEAHLGEDSLTQNPAKINQLIDQFIKRRSQGDLATDQLLNAIYMVTRDLKPEVSDEQDLVTILMKYLNSSED, from the coding sequence ATGAACACCTGGAAAATCTTTCAAGGAAATCATGACCCCCATGATGGGATTGAGAAATTGCCGCCGCCTCCGAGTTGGCGACAGTTTACGGGAGTAGAAGAGAGTTTGGTGGCAGAAATTGCCAGCCGCTGGAACGATTTTTTACAGACTTTGGACTCGGAAACTCGCGACCAAAAACGGGGGAAAAGTTTTCGGATTCATAGCCCTGAGACCCAGGAGCAAAATCGGGTGGTGAATATGGTCAATGCTGCCTTATATCTGAGGCGACCCCTGTTAGTAACCGGGAAACCGGGAACGGGGAAAACCTCCTTAGCCTATGCGGTGGCTTACGAATTGAAACTGGGTCCGGTGTTGCCGTGGTATATTACCGCTCGTTCCACCTTGCAAGATGGACTCTATCGTTATGATGCGATCGCCCGTCTCCAGGACGTTCAAATGGGCGACCAAAGTAAAGATATCGGTCGTTACATCACCCTCGGTCCATTAGGAACCGCCCTCTTACCCGCTCATCGTCCCAGAGTTCTACTCATCGATGAGATTGATAAAAGTGACATCAACCTCCCCAACGACCTCCTCAACCTATTTGAAGAAGGGGAATTCCCCATTCCCGAACTCGCCCGCATTAGCCCAGAGCAAAATCAAGTCGAAGTCACCACCGCTGATGGAATTTCAGTTCCCGTCCAAAATGGGAAAATTCGCTGCTGTAACTTTCCCTTGATTATCCTCACCAACAATGGAGAACGGGATTTTCCCCCAGCTTTTCTCCGGCGTTGTTTAAGACTATCCATGCCCTATCAACCCAATTCTACCGCCTTAAAAGAAATTGTCGAAGCCCATTTAGGGGAAGATAGCCTCACCCAAAACCCCGCAAAAATTAATCAACTCATCGACCAGTTTATCAAGCGTCGCAGCCAGGGAGACCTCGCCACCGACCAACTCTTAAATGCCATTTATATGGTGACGCGAGACTTAAAACCGGAAGTCAGCGACGAGCAAGATTTGGTAACAATCTTAATGAAGTATCTGAACAGTTCAGAAGACTAA